The Cryptomeria japonica unplaced genomic scaffold, Sugi_1.0 HiC_scaffold_899, whole genome shotgun sequence genome includes a window with the following:
- the LOC131872938 gene encoding expansin-B3-like, producing MITRRVLLLGLTILVIYTTVSLAGSKDEQGWQPATATWYGPPEGDGSTGGACGFGDLVDKVPYKTKVSAGNLPVWKNGKGCGSCYKVKCSEDICSGEAVPLIITDECPGCSTDQVWFDLSGSAFGRMAVPGQADALRNKGKIKVLYERTKCMYPGWNLAFRVNEGSSEYYFSVLIMYEGGDGDVASVKLKQAGSSTWTEMQQSWGAIWSLTGVGPLKAPFSLSLTSLSTAKTVTAMDVIPSSWYPTATYTSSLQLFYFTSNETSF from the exons ATGATTACAAGACGGGTTTTGTTGTTAGGACTAACCATTTTAGTAATATATACAACAGTAAGTTTGGCCGGCAGCAAGGATGAACAAGGATGGCAACCTGCTACGGCTACCTGGTATGGCCCTCCAGAAGGAGATGGAAGCACAG GTGGTGCATGTGGATTTGGTGATCTTGTGGATAAGGTACCATATAAAACGAAAGTGAGCGCAGGAAATCTCCCCGTGTGGAAAaatggaaaaggttgtggatcatGCTACAAG GTAAAATGTAGCGAGGACATATGCTCGGGAGAGGCAGTGCCATTGATAATAACGGATGAATGCCCAGGGTGCTCCACAGATCAAGTGTGGTTTGATCTCAGCGGATCAGCCTTTGGTCGTATGGCCGTGCCCGGCCAGGCTGACGCCCTTCGTAATAAGGGAAAGATCAAAGTGCTTTACGAAAG GACAAAATGCATGTATCCAGGGTGGAACTTGGCTTTCAGGGTAAACGAGGGATCCAGTGAGTATTATTTCTCCGTACTCATTATGTACGAAGGGGGTGATGGAGATGTGGCAAGCGTCAAACTAAAACAg GCTGGATCAAGCACTTGGACGGAAATGCAGCAGTCATGGGGAGCAATATGGTCCTTAACTGGAGTTGGTCCACTCAAGGCGCCATTCTCTTTATCTTTAACATCACTCTCAACCGCAAAAACAGTGACTGCAATGGATGTCATACCCAGCAGTTGGTACCCAACTGCCACTTACACATCATCCCTCCAACTCTTTTACTTCACTTCTAATGAGACTTCATTTTGA